Within Alcaligenes sp. SDU_A2, the genomic segment GCCCATCAGGGCTGGTCCCTGGGTGCCATCGGCCTGTGCCTGGGCGATGGCCGCAGTGATGATGGCGTCGATTTCGGCGGCCTGGGCTTGCTGGGGGAGATACTGCTGCAGCACAAGCAGTTCGGCTTTTTCTTTGTCGGCGCTTTCGGTGCGACCGGCCTGCTCGAAGGCCTGGATGGATTCGCGGCGCTGCTTGACCTGTTTTTCGATGATGGCGGTGATTTCGGCATCGCCCAGTTCGGTGCGTTCATC encodes:
- a CDS encoding GatB/YqeY domain-containing protein, with the protein product MSQTLKTRLADDIKTAMRARDSERLGTLRFLQAAVKQREVDERTELGDAEITAIIEKQVKQRRESIQAFEQAGRTESADKEKAELLVLQQYLPQQAQAAEIDAIITAAIAQAQADGTQGPALMGKVMGQVKAQLAGRADMSAVSAQVKQMLNP